From the genome of Myripristis murdjan chromosome 22, fMyrMur1.1, whole genome shotgun sequence, one region includes:
- the kcnf1b gene encoding potassium voltage-gated channel subfamily F member 1 gives MWTIPKPRYRNGLCAEGEAEIAVNIGGVRVVLFGDVLNRYPESRLAELVNCSTQNAEVISSLCDDFDPNRKEFYFDRDPDAFKCIIDVYYFDEIHIKRGICPICFIKEMEFWKIDQSVLDECCKSYLTEKEEELKEIASKVKLILEDLEVEASVTRSERCQRFLWRLMEKPGSSLPARIIAIASFLSILISSVVMCVGTIPELQVTDAEGKLVEHPTLEAIETACILWFTAEYLMRLASSPNKLHFALSFMNIVDFMAIMPFYVVLTLTYLGTTALMELANVQQAVQALRIMRIARIFKLARHSSGLQTLTYALKRSLKELGLLLMYMGVGIFVFSALGYTMEQSHPETLFRSIPQSFWWAIITMTTVGYGDIYPKTTLGKCNAAVSFLCGVIAIALPIHPIINNFVVFYNKQKVLETAAKHEVELMELKSGRDTHSKERDQEVNVGAPVGRGCHQVAQS, from the coding sequence ATGTGGACGATCCCGAAGCCAAGATATAGAAATGGTTTGTGCGCCGAGGGTGAGGCTGAGATTGCTGTAAACATCGGAGGCGTGAGAGTGGTGCTTTTCGGGGACGTTTTGAACCGCTACCCGGAGAGCCGACTGGCGGAGTTGGTGAACTGCTCAACTCAAAATGCTGAAGTTATCTCGTCGCTGTGCGATGACTTCGATCCGAACAGAAAAGAGTTTTACTTTGACCGAGATCCCGACGCTTTCAAATGCATCATTGACGTCTACTACTTCGACGAGATCCACATCAAACGCGGCATTTGCCCCATCTGTTTCATCAAGGAGATGGAGTTCTGGAAAATAGACCAAAGTGTTTTAGACGAATGCTGTAAAAGTTATTTAACCGAGAAGGAGGAGGAACTGAAAGAAATTGCCAGTAAGGTGAAGCTTATTTTGGAGGATCTGGAGGTCGAAGCGTCGGTTACGCGTTCCGAGCGGTGCCAGAGGTTCCTGTGGAGGCTGATGGAGAAGCCGGGTTCCTCCCTGCCGGCGCGCATCATCGCCATCGCGtctttcctctccatcctcatctCCTCGGTGGTGATGTGCGTGGGGACCATCCCGGAGCTCCAGGTGACGGACGCCGAGGGGAAGCTAGTGGAGCACCCCACCCTTGAGGCGATCGAGACCGCCTGCATCTTGTGGTTCACCGCGGAGTACCTGATGCGTCTCGCCTCCTCTCCAAACAAGCTGCACTTTGCGCTCTCCTTCATGAACATCGTGGACTTTATGGCCATCATGCCTTTCTACGTGGTGTTGACCCTCACGTACCTCGGAACCACCGCCTTGATGGAGCTGGCTAATGTCCAGCAGGCGGTCCAGGCTCTCCGCATCATGCGTATTGCGCGCATCTTCAAGCTGGCGCGCCACTCCTCCGGGCTGCAGACTCTGACATACGCGCTGAAGAGGAGCCTTAAGGAGCTGGGGCTGCTCCTCATGTACATGGGAGTGGGGATCTTTGTGTTCTCGGCACTGGGCTACACCATGGAGCAAAGCCACCCGGAGACCCTCTTCAGGAGCATCCCCCAGTCCTTCTGGTGGGCCATCATCACCATGACCACGGTGGGCTACGGAGACATCTATCCAAAAACTACGCTGGGCAAGTGCAACGCCGCCGTGAGCTTTCTGTGCGGGGTGATAGCCATCGCCTTGCCCATCCACCCCATCATAAACAACTTTGTAGTGTTCTACAACAAACAGAAAGTGCTGGAGACGGCGGCGAAACACGAGGTGGAGCTGATGGAGCTGAAGTCCGGCAGGGACACCCACAGCAAAGAGAGGGACCAAGAAGTGAATGTGGGCGCTCCAGTGGGAAGAGGGTGTCACCAAGTCGCGCAGAGTTAA